The following are from one region of the Actinoplanes sp. L3-i22 genome:
- a CDS encoding DUF305 domain-containing protein, which produces MKANPRPVVLAIAVGLLTVTGCGAASPAGPSPAPGATSPAAPAAAGAAARSASGAALGPAFGGTDLAWIEINIAMDEELLPLLELTPANSSSAAMKKVSAQVKTFTTEELGTLRQLHDEAGLPAENPHKGMPMPGMVTPALLASAGAQRGAAFDTVLAKSLREHLNQSHQLATSEQSAGAESRTKALAARILETRAAALEALQKDF; this is translated from the coding sequence GTGAAAGCGAATCCCCGCCCCGTTGTCCTGGCCATCGCCGTGGGGTTGCTCACGGTCACCGGCTGCGGCGCCGCCTCCCCCGCCGGCCCCTCCCCCGCTCCTGGCGCCACCTCGCCCGCCGCCCCCGCCGCCGCCGGGGCCGCCGCCCGATCCGCCTCCGGGGCCGCCCTCGGCCCCGCATTCGGTGGCACCGACCTCGCCTGGATCGAGATCAACATCGCGATGGACGAGGAGCTGCTGCCACTGCTCGAGCTGACCCCCGCGAACAGCTCGTCGGCCGCGATGAAGAAGGTGTCCGCGCAGGTCAAGACGTTCACCACGGAGGAGCTGGGCACGCTGCGGCAACTTCACGACGAGGCCGGGCTGCCGGCCGAGAACCCGCACAAGGGCATGCCGATGCCCGGCATGGTCACGCCGGCCCTGCTCGCCTCGGCGGGCGCGCAACGCGGGGCGGCCTTCGACACCGTGCTGGCCAAGAGCCTGCGGGAACACCTGAACCAGAGCCACCAGCTCGCCACGAGCGAACAGTCGGCCGGCGCCGAATCACGCACGAAAGCCCTGGCCGCGCGCATTTTGGAAACGCGGGCGGCGGCGCTCGAGGCCCTCCAGAAAGATTTCTGA
- a CDS encoding DUF1996 domain-containing protein, with protein MNRRTLRWLIAPLSAFALAGAMLVAANPSAYAADTLLSQGRPALASSTENGESPAIAAVDGRSDTRWGSLWADPQWLRVDLGSTATITQVKLQWEAAYAKAFQIQTSPDGNAWTTIYSTTTAAGGNQTLAVNGSGRYVRVYGTQRGTGYGYSLYEFQVYGTSSVTPPASDGPGYVMANPPVTGVVPSTKIPPAQNPPVTHREFQANCSVSRTNLNDDPIVFPGLPGASHSHTFMGNRTTNANTTLASLQAGTTSCITPGDRTGYWMPTLLNGDTAVQPDGPQVIYYKSGVLDYTSVRPFPAGLRYVVGSPTSTLDEFRNHPGAVEGFECGDLTRNWDIPANCVAGSQLNVRLQAPSCWDGLHLDTPDHKSHMAYPIVGVCPASHPVAVPMIEFKMAWPVSGNMANVHFASGRGYSFHYDVYNAWDPAVLAALTTHCINGGLQCNPRGFDQYKPDRGAALNENYELP; from the coding sequence GTGAACAGAAGAACCTTGCGATGGCTGATCGCGCCGCTGAGCGCGTTCGCCCTGGCCGGCGCCATGCTGGTCGCCGCCAACCCGTCGGCCTACGCCGCCGACACCCTGCTCTCGCAGGGCCGTCCGGCGCTCGCCTCCTCGACCGAGAACGGCGAGTCCCCCGCGATCGCCGCGGTCGACGGCCGCTCCGACACCCGTTGGGGCAGCCTGTGGGCCGACCCGCAGTGGCTCCGCGTCGATCTCGGCTCCACCGCCACGATCACGCAGGTCAAACTGCAGTGGGAGGCCGCGTACGCGAAGGCCTTCCAGATCCAGACCTCGCCCGACGGCAACGCCTGGACCACGATCTACAGCACCACCACGGCGGCCGGCGGCAACCAGACCCTGGCGGTCAACGGCTCCGGCCGTTACGTCCGGGTGTACGGCACCCAGCGCGGCACCGGCTACGGCTACTCGCTCTACGAGTTCCAGGTCTACGGAACGTCGTCGGTCACGCCGCCGGCCTCCGACGGCCCGGGCTACGTGATGGCGAACCCGCCGGTCACCGGCGTCGTCCCGTCCACCAAGATCCCGCCGGCCCAGAACCCGCCGGTCACGCACCGCGAGTTCCAGGCGAACTGCTCGGTCAGCCGGACGAACCTGAACGACGACCCGATCGTCTTCCCCGGCCTGCCCGGCGCCTCGCACTCGCACACGTTCATGGGCAACCGCACCACGAACGCCAACACCACCCTCGCCTCGCTGCAGGCCGGCACCACGTCCTGCATCACCCCCGGGGACCGCACCGGCTACTGGATGCCGACCCTGCTCAACGGCGACACGGCGGTCCAGCCGGACGGCCCGCAGGTCATCTACTACAAGAGCGGCGTGCTCGACTACACCAGCGTCCGGCCGTTCCCGGCGGGCCTGCGCTACGTCGTCGGCAGCCCCACCTCCACCCTCGACGAGTTCCGCAACCACCCGGGCGCGGTCGAGGGCTTCGAGTGCGGCGACCTCACCCGCAACTGGGACATCCCGGCGAACTGCGTCGCCGGCTCCCAGCTCAACGTCCGGCTCCAGGCCCCGAGCTGCTGGGACGGCCTGCACCTGGACACCCCCGACCACAAGAGCCACATGGCGTACCCGATCGTCGGCGTCTGCCCGGCCTCCCACCCGGTCGCCGTCCCGATGATCGAGTTCAAGATGGCCTGGCCGGTCAGCGGCAACATGGCCAACGTCCACTTCGCCAGCGGCCGCGGCTACTCGTTCCACTACGACGTCTACAACGCCTGGGACCCGGCCGTGCTCGCCGCCCTGACCACCCACTGCATCAACGGCGGCCTGCAGTGCAACCCGCGCGGCTTCGACCAGTACAAGCCGGACCGCGGCGCCGCCCTCAACGAGAACTACGAACTCCCCTGA
- a CDS encoding LacI family DNA-binding transcriptional regulator, which translates to MQSHRLPTLEDVARVAGVSRATVSRVVNGVRNVDPQLHEVVWSAVEQTGYVPNRLARSLVTRRTGTVTLVVSDSEPHDDDPFMGRFFADPYFGRVVGGLMSVLRPAGVRLALQMVGPEGQKRLVGDLRNGQADGAVVLSLPARDPLPGLLADARIPAVLIGRPPEPVPISYVDLANETGASLAAERLVARGCQRIGMISGPADVPASQDRITGFQRALARHGHAWVPTATGNFTQESGERAMRTLMPEQLDGVFVANDLMAVGALLVLRDAGKRVPEDVAVVGFDDSSAALAARPALTTVRHPLEDMAAEAATLLLARIEEPEGRVSSVIYEPTLVSRQSA; encoded by the coding sequence ATGCAGAGCCACCGGCTACCGACGCTCGAGGACGTAGCCCGCGTGGCCGGCGTCTCCCGGGCCACCGTCTCCCGGGTCGTCAACGGCGTCCGCAACGTCGACCCGCAGCTGCACGAGGTGGTCTGGAGCGCGGTCGAGCAGACCGGGTACGTGCCGAACCGGCTGGCCCGATCGCTGGTCACCCGCCGCACCGGCACGGTGACCCTGGTCGTCTCCGACTCGGAGCCGCACGACGACGACCCGTTCATGGGCCGGTTCTTCGCGGACCCCTACTTCGGGCGCGTGGTCGGCGGGCTGATGAGCGTGCTGCGGCCGGCCGGCGTCCGGCTGGCACTGCAGATGGTCGGCCCCGAGGGGCAGAAACGCCTGGTCGGCGACCTGCGCAACGGGCAGGCCGACGGCGCCGTGGTGCTGTCGCTGCCGGCCCGGGACCCGCTGCCCGGCCTGCTCGCCGACGCCCGGATCCCGGCCGTGCTGATCGGGCGGCCGCCCGAGCCGGTGCCGATCAGCTACGTCGACCTGGCCAACGAGACCGGCGCCTCGCTCGCCGCGGAGCGCCTGGTGGCGCGCGGCTGCCAGCGGATCGGGATGATCTCCGGGCCGGCCGACGTGCCGGCCAGTCAGGACCGGATCACCGGTTTCCAGCGGGCGCTGGCCCGGCACGGGCACGCCTGGGTGCCGACCGCGACCGGCAACTTCACCCAGGAGAGCGGCGAGCGGGCGATGCGGACGCTGATGCCCGAGCAGCTCGACGGGGTCTTCGTGGCGAACGACCTGATGGCGGTCGGCGCGCTGCTGGTGCTGCGGGACGCCGGCAAGCGGGTGCCGGAGGACGTCGCGGTGGTCGGGTTCGACGACAGCAGCGCGGCGCTGGCGGCCCGCCCGGCACTCACGACGGTGCGGCACCCACTGGAGGACATGGCCGCCGAGGCCGCCACACTGTTGCTGGCCCGGATCGAGGAGCCGGAGGGGCGGGTAAGTTCGGTGATCTACGAGCCGACGCTGGTGAGTCGCCAGTCGGCATGA
- a CDS encoding flavin reductase family protein, with the protein MTISQTPAAFVTNQDLDPVRLRRAFGDFPSGVVAVAAAVDGVLVGLAASSFTSVSLEPPLISFSIANTSKTWPDLRRADHLGVTVLAAHHSAICRQLAGPVAHRFEGIQASVSDEGAVTIDDGLARFDTTIYREVEAGDHTIVLLKLHGLDHPVGELGPLVFHRSAFGRLTAE; encoded by the coding sequence ATGACCATCTCGCAGACCCCCGCGGCCTTCGTGACCAACCAGGATCTCGACCCGGTCCGCCTCCGGAGGGCGTTCGGTGACTTCCCCAGCGGGGTCGTCGCCGTCGCGGCCGCGGTCGACGGCGTCCTCGTCGGGCTCGCCGCCAGCTCGTTCACCTCGGTCAGCCTGGAACCGCCACTGATCTCCTTCTCCATCGCCAACACCTCGAAGACGTGGCCCGACCTGCGCCGCGCCGACCACCTCGGGGTGACCGTGCTGGCCGCCCACCACAGCGCGATCTGCCGCCAGCTCGCCGGGCCGGTCGCGCACCGCTTCGAGGGCATCCAGGCGTCGGTCAGCGACGAGGGCGCGGTGACCATCGACGACGGGCTGGCCCGCTTCGACACCACCATCTACCGCGAGGTGGAGGCCGGCGATCACACCATCGTCCTGCTGAAGCTGCACGGGCTGGATCACCCGGTCGGCGAGCTGGGCCCGCTGGTGTTCCACCGGTCGGCGTTCGGGCGGCTCACCGCCGAGTGA
- a CDS encoding DUF2267 domain-containing protein, whose translation MDQHDLLSRIQKNGRLHGRNESRRVTATVLGVLSELLPASAYRRLTATLPEELRGQLPAPETGRIVEIMDCRRFLARIGERLFADGSDAAFLARVVLSELNAGERGVSPAELAHLVPMDLRALFRSRPLVPWTEDAGASGVEGLLRRPAPKPARIMAAEKSL comes from the coding sequence ATGGACCAGCACGATCTGCTGAGCCGGATTCAGAAGAACGGCCGTCTGCACGGCCGCAACGAGAGCCGCCGGGTCACCGCCACGGTGCTCGGCGTGCTGAGCGAACTGCTGCCGGCTTCGGCGTACCGTCGCCTGACCGCAACCCTGCCGGAAGAGCTCCGTGGGCAGCTGCCGGCGCCGGAGACCGGCCGGATCGTGGAGATCATGGACTGCCGGCGTTTCCTGGCCCGGATCGGTGAGCGCCTCTTCGCCGACGGCAGCGACGCGGCGTTCCTGGCCCGGGTGGTGCTGTCCGAGCTGAACGCGGGGGAGCGCGGGGTGTCGCCGGCCGAGCTGGCGCACCTGGTGCCGATGGATCTGCGGGCGCTGTTCCGGTCCCGCCCGCTGGTGCCGTGGACCGAGGACGCCGGCGCCTCGGGTGTCGAGGGCCTGCTGCGGCGCCCGGCCCCGAAACCGGCCCGGATCATGGCCGCGGAGAAATCCCTCTGA
- a CDS encoding anthrone oxygenase family protein, translated as MKALSIAAVVCLGLIAGIFFAFTTSVLPGLHATDDATFVTAMRHLNAAIENGLFLLVFAGALLFPAVLAGLLARAGRPFAWVAAAAGLYLVVLVLTMVVEVPLNDRLADAAVSRADFESVWVPVNDLRTVLSTLALACLGRGMVAGWTR; from the coding sequence GTGAAGGCCCTGTCCATCGCGGCGGTGGTGTGCCTGGGGCTGATCGCCGGGATCTTCTTCGCGTTCACCACCTCGGTGCTGCCCGGCCTGCACGCCACCGACGACGCCACCTTCGTGACCGCGATGCGGCACCTCAACGCCGCCATCGAGAACGGCCTGTTCCTGCTGGTCTTCGCCGGGGCGCTGCTGTTCCCGGCGGTCCTCGCGGGGCTGCTCGCCCGGGCCGGCCGGCCGTTCGCCTGGGTCGCCGCGGCGGCCGGCCTCTACCTGGTGGTGCTGGTCCTGACGATGGTCGTCGAGGTGCCGCTCAACGACCGGCTCGCCGACGCCGCCGTGTCCCGGGCGGACTTCGAGAGCGTGTGGGTCCCGGTCAACGACCTTCGCACGGTGCTGAGCACGCTGGCGCTGGCCTGCCTCGGCCGTGGCATGGTTGCCGGGTGGACACGCTGA